A genome region from Streptomyces pratensis includes the following:
- a CDS encoding very short patch repair endonuclease yields MTHKEKHWQPPDGSWASSAARRRNMQAIKSRDTKPELLIRRLLHAQGLRYRVAAKPLPELRRTADIVFRPAKLAVFIDGCYWHGCPEHYVSPKTNVGYWSSKVLRNVTRDRDTDQRLRDAGWTVLRFWEHESPDDCALSIATAVSRLRDARH; encoded by the coding sequence ATGACGCACAAAGAGAAGCACTGGCAGCCACCAGACGGCTCTTGGGCATCATCGGCCGCCCGCCGCCGGAACATGCAGGCGATCAAAAGCCGGGATACCAAGCCGGAGCTGCTGATCAGGCGACTTCTTCATGCACAGGGCCTGCGGTACCGGGTAGCAGCCAAACCATTGCCTGAGCTTCGCCGGACGGCAGACATCGTCTTCCGCCCGGCGAAGCTCGCGGTGTTCATTGATGGCTGCTACTGGCACGGCTGTCCGGAGCACTACGTGTCGCCCAAGACCAACGTCGGCTACTGGTCTAGCAAAGTGCTGCGGAACGTGACCCGTGACAGAGACACAGACCAGCGCCTCCGTGACGCAGGGTGGACCGTGCTCCGCTTCTGGGAACACGAGTCACCCGACGACTGCGCCCTCTCGATCGCGACTGCCGTCAGCCGCCTCCGCGACGCTCGGCACTGA